A window from Littorina saxatilis isolate snail1 linkage group LG9, US_GU_Lsax_2.0, whole genome shotgun sequence encodes these proteins:
- the LOC138975241 gene encoding transmembrane protein 45B-like — protein sequence MGSFWGHIDEGIFFILISVWWIFHACRQYCQTYVDGREMRPCISYSVRCKRDVPVETIFKILFPLVGFLGEFLDGGVSLTDEHGNFRKLVYAQHMTIYGIFILHAVIDLFTWAGVPMIPGAAHVSGALSFAWYGVAFYYHSQMHGKEPLEAIVHVIPIPLMLLTALAILLECRWRSGVWTMLTRSFCVLTIGTWFSHVAFMLYEHDKFPGGGSSGWDRSDIRNVQYARACFGLHLLFNMLFMLFCYVITYLVMRMRHSLHIPVAYYDESDDALGVRKKPVPSSDDSMESFFMQDSEY from the exons ATGGGGTCATTCTGGGGTCACATTGACGAAGGCATCTTCTTTATTCTGATCTCCGTGTGGTGGATCTTCCACGCCTGTCGTCAGTACTGTCAG ACGTACGTAGATGGCAGAGAGATGAGGCCGTGCATCAGTTACAGTGTGCGATGTAAAAGAGACGTACCTGTGGAAACCATCTTCAAGATTCTCTTCCCTCTTGTTG GGTTTCTGGGAGAATTTCTGGACGGCGGGGTCTCATTGACAGACGAACACGGCAACTTTCGCAAACTTGTGTATGCGCAGCACATGACCATATATGGCATCTTCATTCTTCACGCCGTCATTGACCTTTTCACCTGGGCGGGAGTTCCCATGATTCCTGGCGCTGCGCATGTGTCTGGAGCTTTGTCGTTTGCTTG GTACGGCGTGGCGTTCTACTACCACTCCCAGATGCACGGCAAGGAGCCGCTAGAGGCCATCGTGCACGTCATCCCCATCCCTCTCATGCTGCTGACCGCCCTGGCCATCCTCCTGGAGTGCCGGTGGCGCAGCGGTGTGTGGACCATGCTGACCAGGTCGTTCTGCGTGCTGACCATCGGCACCTGGTTCTCTCACGTGGCCTTCATGCTGTATGAACACGACAAGTTTCCTG GAGGGGGAAGTTCCGGCTGGGACCGGTCAGACATACGTAACGTCCAGTACGCTCGTGCTTGCTTCGGCCTTCACCTTCTCTTCAACATGCTCTTCATGCTCTTCTGTTACGTCATCACCTACCTCGTCATGCGCATGCGTCACAGTCTGCACATCCCCGTGGCGTACTACGACGAAAGTGATGACGCGCTAGGTGTGAGAAAGAAACCTGTTCCGAGTAGCGATGATAGCATGGAATCTTTTTTCATGCAGGACAGCGAatactaa
- the LOC138975251 gene encoding uncharacterized protein isoform X1, whose translation MTSFWGYVTEGCFLLVLSLWWMINTFADIVKCKHATRTFRPKMTYPWPGTNFPVEIMYKIFVSTFGFFGQLAYGGGKFYDEEGDFKSMTELMYMTIYGMFMLHSVLDLSLWLRAPLVKGSNYASAATGFFWYAFALHSRTDDLEGVQMMVRTFPVFILLITSACFVLEPLWSRGFMCCVVRAFCVQTYATWCFQSAHVLHGASAFPGSEPNPSWDPKDHRNIAYTAAFFGLHLCINLVLVTATYTATALFLRMRHGIKVDNEDDITSGYGYKTLSYSDDVKESEHESKVKLLSSYAST comes from the exons ATGACGTCATTCTGGGGTTACGTCACAGAGGGCTGTTTCCTGCTCGTGCTGTCACTATGGTGGATGATTAACACATTTGCTGACATTGTCAAA TGTAAGCATGCTACGCGTACATTCAGACCAAAGATGACGTACCCTTGGCCAGGCACCAACTTCCCTGTGGAGATCATGTACAAGATCTTCGTCTCTACTTTTG GATTTTTCGGACAGCTGGCCTACGGAGGAGGAAAGTTTTACGACGAAGAAGGCGACTTTAAAAGCATGACGGAACTGATGTACATGACCATATATGGTATGTTCATGCTGCACTCTGTCCTTGACCTTTCACTCTGGCTGCGCGCGCCGCTcgtcaagggaagcaactacgcgTCGGCTGCCACTGGCTTCTTCTGGTACGCGTTCGCTCTGCACAGCAG GACTGACGACCTGGAAGGAGTGCAGATGATGGTTCGAACCTTTCCAGTCTTCATCCTGCTCATCACCAGCGCCTGTTTCGTTCTGGAGCCGCTGTGGTCCCGCGGGTTCATGTGTTGCGTGGTTCGAGCCTTCTGTGTGCAGACGTATGCCACGTGGTGCTTCCAGTCTGCTCACGTCTTGCACGGGGCCAGCGCTTTCCCCG GTTCAGAACCAAACCCTAGTTGGGATCCAAAGGACCACAGGAACATCGCTTATACCGCCGCCTTCTTCGGTCTTCACTTGTGTATCAACCTGGTTCTTGTCACCGCAACCTACACGGCCACCGCTCTCTTCCTGCGCATGCGCCATGGCATCAAGGTCGACAACGAAGATGACATTACTTCCGGTTACGGTTATAAGACATTATCCTATTCTGATGACGTCAAGGAATCTGAACACGAATCCAAAGTCAAGCTGCTAAGTTCATATGCTTCTACGTGA
- the LOC138975251 gene encoding uncharacterized protein isoform X2: MTYPWPGTNFPVEIMYKIFVSTFGFFGQLAYGGGKFYDEEGDFKSMTELMYMTIYGMFMLHSVLDLSLWLRAPLVKGSNYASAATGFFWYAFALHSRTDDLEGVQMMVRTFPVFILLITSACFVLEPLWSRGFMCCVVRAFCVQTYATWCFQSAHVLHGASAFPGSEPNPSWDPKDHRNIAYTAAFFGLHLCINLVLVTATYTATALFLRMRHGIKVDNEDDITSGYGYKTLSYSDDVKESEHESKVKLLSSYAST, encoded by the exons ATGACGTACCCTTGGCCAGGCACCAACTTCCCTGTGGAGATCATGTACAAGATCTTCGTCTCTACTTTTG GATTTTTCGGACAGCTGGCCTACGGAGGAGGAAAGTTTTACGACGAAGAAGGCGACTTTAAAAGCATGACGGAACTGATGTACATGACCATATATGGTATGTTCATGCTGCACTCTGTCCTTGACCTTTCACTCTGGCTGCGCGCGCCGCTcgtcaagggaagcaactacgcgTCGGCTGCCACTGGCTTCTTCTGGTACGCGTTCGCTCTGCACAGCAG GACTGACGACCTGGAAGGAGTGCAGATGATGGTTCGAACCTTTCCAGTCTTCATCCTGCTCATCACCAGCGCCTGTTTCGTTCTGGAGCCGCTGTGGTCCCGCGGGTTCATGTGTTGCGTGGTTCGAGCCTTCTGTGTGCAGACGTATGCCACGTGGTGCTTCCAGTCTGCTCACGTCTTGCACGGGGCCAGCGCTTTCCCCG GTTCAGAACCAAACCCTAGTTGGGATCCAAAGGACCACAGGAACATCGCTTATACCGCCGCCTTCTTCGGTCTTCACTTGTGTATCAACCTGGTTCTTGTCACCGCAACCTACACGGCCACCGCTCTCTTCCTGCGCATGCGCCATGGCATCAAGGTCGACAACGAAGATGACATTACTTCCGGTTACGGTTATAAGACATTATCCTATTCTGATGACGTCAAGGAATCTGAACACGAATCCAAAGTCAAGCTGCTAAGTTCATATGCTTCTACGTGA